The following DNA comes from Vicinamibacterales bacterium.
CCAACGAGAAGAACCGCCGGCTGCCTGATCTGTCGACGCGTGAGTGGGCGCTGATGATCCCCACCGTCGCGATGGCGATCTTCATGGGCGTGGCGCCGGGCATCTTCCTGCGGACCATGGAACCGTCGGTGGTGAAGGTGGTGCAGATGATCGGGCAGGTGGCGCCGTGAACAGCTTCGCCGCGACCATTCCGATCCTCATCGTCGTGCTGTCGGCGATCGCCGCGATGCTGGCGGAAGCCATCCGCCATCCCGGCGAGCGGATGTACATCGCCGGCTTCGGCCTCATCGGCCTCGTCGGCGCCGCCGTCGCCTCGTGCTTCCTGTGGAACACCGACGCGGTCAGCTTCGGCGTCGTCCGCGCCGACAACTTCGCGCTGTTCATCAACATCATCCTGTGCATCGTCGGCGTCCTGACGATGGTGTTCTCGCACGACGTGGTGGAGCGGGAAGGGCTGCCGGCGGGCGAGTATTACGCGCTGACGCTGTTTGCCATCAGCGGCATGATGCTGATGGCGGCGGCGACGGACCTCCTGGTCATCTTCCTCGCGCTCGAGGTGCTGTCCCTCGCCGTGTACGTGCTCACCGGCCTGCGGCGCGAGAACCCGGCGGCGGCGGAAGCGGCGTTCAAGTACTTCCTGCTCGGCGCGTTCTCCAGCGCGTTCTTCCTCTACGGCATCGCCTTCGCCTTCACCATCTCCGGATCGACGCGCCTCGATCAACTCGGCACCGCCATCGCCTCCGGGCCGAACACGACGCTGGCGATGCTGGCGGTCGGCCTGCTCGCGGTCGGCTTCTGCTTCAAGGTCTCGGCCGTGCCGTTCCACATGTGGACGCCCGACGCCTACGAAGGGGCGCCGACGATCGTGACCGCGTTCATGTCGACCGGCGTCAAGGCGGCGGCGTTCGCCGGCTTCGCCCGCGTGTTTCTCTCGGCGCTCGAGCCCATGCACGACCAGTGGGTCCCGATTCTCTCGGCCATCGCCGTGGCGACGATGGTGCTCGGCTCCGTCATGGGCGTGCTGCAGAACAACGTCAAGCGGATGCTCGCCTACTCGAGCATCGCGCATGCCGGCTACCTGCTGCTCGGCATCATCGCCGCGAACAGCGCCGGCAAATCGGCCGTGCTGTTCTACCTGCTCACCTACGCGGTGGCCAATCTCGGCGCGCTCGGCATCGTCTCGCTGCTCGGCACGGCGTCGCACCCGCACGATCAGTTGCGTGACTTCGGCGGGCTGTGGAAGACGCGCCCGGCGCTGGCCGGCCTGATGACGGTGTTCCTGCTCTCGCTCGGCGGCTTCCCGCCGACCGCCGGCTTCATCGGGAAGTGGTACATCTTCTCGGCCGCGGTCCAGGAAGGACATTACTGGCTCGCCATCGTCGGCGTGCTGACCAGCGTCGTCTCCGTCTTCTTCTATCTGCGCATCGTCGTGATGATGTACATGACGGACGAAGGGGCGGAGCCGGCCCGGCCCGCCGTGTCGGTGCCCGCGATGGCGGCGCTGGCGTTCGCGATGCTCGCGACGTTCTACCTCGGCGTGCTGCCGACGCGCGTGATCGACTACGCGCTCGAGTCCATCCAGACCATCTTCTAGTTTCCAAGGCACGAAGCTCCGCAATAAATAAAGGCATAAAGGCACGAAGGCACGAAGAACTGATATCTATTGGTTTCGTGCCTTTGTGCCTTCTGTGCGAAGCAGACGGTAGCGTGAAGCCATGCTTGTTGCCTTGACCCGCGCGGTGCCGCCGAGCATCGATCGCTGCGAGCTGACGCACCTGGATCGGGCCCCGATCGACTACGCGCGCGCGGTGGAGCAGCACGCCGCCTACGAGGAGGCGCTGCGGCGCGCCGGCTGCGACGTGCGGCGCCTGCCGGAGGCGCCCGATTCTCCTGACTCCGTGTTCGTCGAGGACACGGCCGTCGTCTTCGACCGGGTCGCGGTGATCGCGCGCCCGGGCGCGGAGTCGCGGCGCCGGGAGGTGGAGGCGATGGTCGAGGCGCTCTCGCCGCATCGCCCCTTGAGGTTCATCGACGCCCCCGGAACTCTCGACGGCGGCGACGTCCTGGTCACGCCCGGACGCGTGTTCGTCGGCATCTCCGGGCGGACCAACTCCGAGGGCGCGCGTCAGCTCGCCGGGCATGTCGCGCCGTTCGGGTTCGAGGTGATCCCCGTGCCGGTCCACGGGTGCCTTCACCTGAAGAGC
Coding sequences within:
- a CDS encoding NADH-quinone oxidoreductase subunit N → MNSFAATIPILIVVLSAIAAMLAEAIRHPGERMYIAGFGLIGLVGAAVASCFLWNTDAVSFGVVRADNFALFINIILCIVGVLTMVFSHDVVEREGLPAGEYYALTLFAISGMMLMAAATDLLVIFLALEVLSLAVYVLTGLRRENPAAAEAAFKYFLLGAFSSAFFLYGIAFAFTISGSTRLDQLGTAIASGPNTTLAMLAVGLLAVGFCFKVSAVPFHMWTPDAYEGAPTIVTAFMSTGVKAAAFAGFARVFLSALEPMHDQWVPILSAIAVATMVLGSVMGVLQNNVKRMLAYSSIAHAGYLLLGIIAANSAGKSAVLFYLLTYAVANLGALGIVSLLGTASHPHDQLRDFGGLWKTRPALAGLMTVFLLSLGGFPPTAGFIGKWYIFSAAVQEGHYWLAIVGVLTSVVSVFFYLRIVVMMYMTDEGAEPARPAVSVPAMAALAFAMLATFYLGVLPTRVIDYALESIQTIF
- a CDS encoding arginine deiminase-related protein, which produces MLVALTRAVPPSIDRCELTHLDRAPIDYARAVEQHAAYEEALRRAGCDVRRLPEAPDSPDSVFVEDTAVVFDRVAVIARPGAESRRREVEAMVEALSPHRPLRFIDAPGTLDGGDVLVTPGRVFVGISGRTNSEGARQLAGHVAPFGFEVIPVPVHGCLHLKSAVSLLPATAGNTPEILVNPAWVDRTLFDGFEVIEIDPDEPAAANVLPVSGCVICAEEYPRTRARLEASGFATLPVPAGELAKAEGGVTCCSVLVRDSSL